CTCTATCATCTTTTTTGATAACGATGTGGTCTGAGTTAGGGATTCGAACAAACTCTAGCTGAAGGAGGCGAGGATATTTGCTTCAGTCTGCGAGACCCGACGTACGGCCAGGAATTATTAGTCATAGGATGTTCATTCGTAGACTGGTTCCTGTGTGTCAGAACACTGCTAAGTACTATGTGTGATTATCCCGTGCAGTTCTCCTAAGCCTATGGGGCAGATACTATTATGTTCccgcttttatttttgttttccgcTGAGGAAATGGAAGCACTAGGAATTTTAAGTAAGTTATTCAAGGTTGGTCAGGTAGAAAGTGGTGGAGCCACGTTTACATCCAAACTGCATGGCCTCCCAGCGTGGGCTCTTGACACTACTCTGTAGTGTGAGTGTAAAGGAAAGCTTTCCCTGCCATTTCCCACCCAGAAGTGTCTCCTCGATTGTCTTCACCCAGAAGAGCGTCCATCACCCTCCCAGAATGTAGGAGCTTGGGATGTGTGGATTGATGAGTCGTTTGTGCAGTACCTATACCACTGAGTAGAGAGGGAGGCATTCGGTGAGGAGAAGTAAGCTGTGCTGGGTGAAGGCAGTGCTGGGCAGAGCTGGAACGTAGATGAAGTTATCCATTCCTCTCCCACTCCTTCCTTCCACATGCCTGCGGGCTTTTCCCCAATTGGTGGAATCTCCCAGTACCAGTAAGATTCCagtgtctctgcctctcttctctgATGTTCTTACCCACAGTGAGGAATACATAAGTTACAAGCCTCAGCCATTACCTTCTTCACTAGCTTTGTTTGCATTTGGGCCTTAAATCAAAGAGATAAACTGTAAAGGGTGGAACTGCATACGTCAGTGATTCTGACAGgacatttctttcctttgctcttggggtgtgtgtgtgttcttgccTCACCGGTGGTGAAGCTGCTTAGGGCTCTGGGCCTCAAAGTCCCCCCACTAGACTGTACATAGTAAAAGGGTATAATCAAGAAGCCTGGCTGGCTCTCCATGTTTACATCAGTTTATTTTCTGTCACTGCTTTCTCCAGCCTGACTCCACTTTCTTCCCCAACTCCTGTCTCAGACAGGATAGCAATGGAATTAAAAAGAGCACTGCACATCAGGAGGCCTGAGTTTTCCCCTCCATTGTGCCATTAACtttccatgtgaccttgggcaagtcattgtcttcagtctGTAAGATGAAAGGTGGGTTATGTGGTTTAAACTACATAGTGTCTAAATTCTAGACTACCATTCATTTGTAGAAGTTTCATCTGCCCAGAACAAACCCAGTAGGATATAATATTGCAATCTTAGCTTTCTATTgatgccataacaaattaccacaaatttagtggcttaataCATACACGGTATTCATGAGCTCACAGTTTCCATTATTTCTATTGctgttctagaatttctatttggttctttttaaaaaaaatctgttgttttcttatagtttatagttctttgtcaaaattctcaatcttggatttttttttttctccttggacACAGGAAGGTTATTTAAAGTCTGTGTTTGTCTGACAATTCCAGTATCTGGAGCCCTGTAGATCTTTTTGTATTGTCTGTTGTTTCTGATGGTTCTGTTCTTGTCCTCTTGCCTTTTTCCATTCCTGCTTATTTCTGATTATATAGTGGAcattatatctaaataaaaaaactgaagccTATTGTGATGTTATCTTGTCTAGAGAGGACAGAGGTTTTCACCTGCCAGACAACTGACAACCTGGAACTACCTTAATTCAGTTTGAGGGACTGTGATGAAGCAAAGGTGCTCGTAGTCTCTGGGATTGGTAGGCCTTTAGTTTGTTCTTATTACTCAGAGTGCTCGTTGAAGTCCAACATCAAAATGCAGGGGTTTTATTCTCCCTGTCTTCACAGTCTTGAATTCCTGAGTTTGTCAGAAATACTGCTTACTCTCCATCCTCCGCTAGTGGAAATGCTGCTTCAAATGCCAGGCTCACCACCCTGGATTTCCGTCTTCTCCCAGATCTTAGCCTGgtaattcttcattattttatcatttcttagtGCCttcaagcagatttttttttttttgtccaatgTTTCTAGTTGTTCTCAACAAGAGGATTGGTCAAAATTGTCTAGTTTGTCATTGGATACTGGAAGCAAAAGTCCTGATTTTTGTAGATTGCTATCTCTTCTCAATTCTCTAAATCTAGAATGGCCTTTGGCCAAAAGCAATAGGAGTCTGACGTGGACTTAGCAGAGAGCTGTGGTTCTGGCGTACTCCACGCTCACTCTCCTGCGTCTGTATGGATGATGGCTCTAGGTAGTGGTGAACACAGGCTCAGGAGAGCTGAGTTTGAATCTGTTTATTTAGCTTTACGATCACAAGCCAGTTAATCTCTCACAgctttagtttccacatctgtagaaTAATATATCCTGCACGGGGTTATCGTGAAGGGTAAATAAGTTGATGTCTGGGACAAGGCCTCCCACAATACTTAGTACTTGGTAGTTGTGAAAGAAATGCTGGTGTGTGTGATTCTGTGTTTGAAGAAACAAGAGGGAGGGATACTacacttctctgtgcttctgggAAGTAAAAGAGCTATGTCTTCtgtaataacagtaataacaGTAATTCCTAAGAGAGTATCTTATATATAGCAAGTCCTTAGTAGTGCCCAACCAAAACCACTACTGCTCTGTCGGAGAGGTAAAAGTTGCTTGCTGGGGAATGAGCCTCATAATTGAAAGGTAGGTAGATAGCACAGATTAGTCACCTTAAATTTAGTTACTCTAAAACTCCTGACTTgtaggaaattttaatttatgaaatgtCTATATTTTTTTGTTGGAACTAGAAAATTTGCCATCAGATGGAATTGACGAgaacattgtttctttcttttgatttttattttttccaaaggaCTTTTATTTGCTTAGAAAAATGGTTCCAGAAGTCAAACTTGATGTCTGTCAAGTAGGCAGCAGGGCACTCTCTTTCCTTCCTAGATTGGACCAAGTATAGTACTTGGTAGATGGAATCAATTTTCTACCTTTGGAGAAGGTGCAAGGTTTTCCTTCTTCGGAGGAACTATACTTTTTTACCCTTACATTTGGTCTTGTTAATGGACCCAAAATAGTCATTTGGGGATTATTAAACTTTCCACTGAATTGTATAAATTGCTTAAACTTGGGACTGGTTGTGTAGGGCCTGCATGGTGTCAGGGGCTGGGGATATAAGTAGCTTCTTCCTTTGTCAGTTCAGAGTGGCGTTAACGCAGTTCCTTAGACAAATTTATATTGAACATATGTCAAAGTTTATTATTCATTAATGAGGCAAATAGATAAAGTATGCCAGTTTAAAATGACAGGAATTTAGGCCTGCCTGCTGTTCTACCACCCTTGGTCagaaaaaatatcatatttttatcagtgataaatttaaatttgtgaCATGAATGGTTTGGGCCATTATGTTGACGTGACCCATTAATCAGAAATAACAAGCAATATATCTGCAAAGCAAACGATAGGCAGATTGATCTATGGTTATTAATTAGATGTACCAAGAAACAGGGTTTTATGCCGTCACAATGAGCCAGTGTACCCAGATGCCAAACAGAGGTCAAACATAAGTCAGCTAGCAGCAGCTTAGAGTCCTGCTTTGTCTCAAGTAAATTTTTCCAGCGTGCCATTAAAGATGCTGAACACATGCTTTGCGGAGTTCTTACTTTGGGgacaaaatttttctttcccagtgGGGAGAGGTGGAAGTGCCTGGAACCCCTATTACGTAGGAAGGAACAGCCCACTAGAAGATACCTGTCTGAGGATTGAAAACGTCTGGATCTGTTTtgccatctgtgaaatgaggctgGTTCTAACTTCAGTGCTCCGTGATTCTCAGTTATGGTGAGCTCTGAAGGCTGAGTTCCTGTAAACGACAGGTTTTGCTTACAAAATCAGCCAGGGAGATGATGTATTCCTGGCATTTGGAGTCACAGAGACTGTTTGATGTGAATGGGTTTACCGGAAAAAGCTTTTGTGGGGTTCCTTTGGCCCAAGGCGAGCTAGCTGTTGATGTAATCAGGAGACCACAAAGAATGACTTCTCCCGCCTCCTCGCCTCCTCACTCCTTAGCTGTGCGTGAGTCTCCTGTGACTCATGCGTCTGTGCCTTAGACCTCAGAGAAAGTGACCACGTATCTAAGGCTGAGGTAGGGCCAGACTATGCCTCTCCCCAGCCTGATACCCCTGAGGCCCTCGGGAGCCTTGCTCTGCAGACGCTTCTCCTTCATCCTGGACTTGCCGAGATCTGAGTAGACTGGTCAGATCAAAACAATCcagaacaaacaacaaaatccagaaaagaaggaaaaaaaagaaagaaaatggggttGCTTCTTTGACAATATCAAATTCTTAGGCTccgaaaaaaaaataaaattcttaggcTCCAGGGATTCCTCATCTATGCTGCTTCCAGTGACTAGAAAAACCTATGCCCAACCCCACGGATCTTAGAATCCATGAGCAATTAGCAGGCGTTACATCATATCAATGAAAATAACAACAGCAGTAAGTTTTTATATATGTACGGTAACTTATAAAAAAGGAATACATGCCCATGTTTAGGAAATTCAAACAGTATAAAACcatgaagaatgaaaaaagaaaccttCCCCTCCTGGTCTGACTCCCCAAAGGTGGTCACTAGTAACACGGTCTTGGGATTCCCGTCATAAAAGAATTCTCATTTATGTAGCCTCACCCATCTATCCACCTCATTCTACAGAATCTGAACCACAGGACTTATCCTacactttattttcttccctcttaaAATATTGTGGAGCTCACCGCAGACCgtcattctttttaataactaTAGTGACTATTCATTACGTACTCCAACAATGCTTGGTGTGTAGCTGTACattggttaaatgaataaatgacaatTGCTGTATGGTATTCCATTCTATGGAGATACCCTACTTTATTTGACTATTTATGGACACTTCTGTTGGTTGCTATAACAAACACTGCAGAAATGAACATTCTTGCATGTCCATCTTGGGGCTTCTCCTTAGGGTATGGTAGTCAGTACCCTACTTAGAGTGGCAACAGTGGGCCTGGAGCCAAAGGCATTAGAGAGGAAAAGTTACTGTTTAGGTAGAAAAGCAGGAAATAGGACTGGAATTGGGAATTTTGCCCAGGACCTAGGATCACAGAATTAAAAAGATATTAGATCTAGAAGGAACCATCAGAGGTATTTGTTCCACCTGCTGGGCAGGGGAATGTGCTAACATCTGTGGTTCTCAAGTTGTGCACTGAGCCCTGGGAGCCACAGTGATGAACTCACTGGAAAAGTGTGTGTATGGGGGCTGCAAGATCTTTAAAGTTTTTGACAGGAATAGTGATATCTGACATCCCTCAGACACTATGGAACCTACTAGCTCAAGATAGTTTACGGTTTAACATTAATCACAGTACATTCCTTTTGGTGATGTTATAAGTTGTGAAGCTAAGTTTTTGGCGGTTGCCACGATACAGCAAGTACTCGCAAAAATGAATGTGGAGTAGGAAGTGAGCACGGCATTATCCAACCCAACTCCAAGGTTTCAAAAGTTATGCCGTGCCCAAAGTTGCACACATCCCATGAGTCAGTAACTggttaagaatgaaataaaaaaaatttttctttcaatttatgcgtattattattattttttcaaacagctACTAATTAGTTAGGACACAAATGCTTATTAAGTTGTTTGAACCCAGTTATGTAATAAACGGAACTGCTAGGCATTTCTTTTGGCCTGGAGTGCTGTGAAGAAATTACTAAGACACTAAGGGTGCTGTGAattgaaaaagtttggaaacaACTGATTTACATACTTTACCATCAGAACTCTTTTAGCTGCAAGTGAGAGAAACCAAACTGACAAGGCTTTTAAGCAAAGCCAGGGAATTATAGGCTTATACACCTGGGATGTCACAGGTTGCAGGTGGCATCAGATCGGGCTGGGTTGAGGTACCCAAATGCGGTTATCAAGGCTCCATTTCTCTTTCCACCTCTGGACCGGCTCTCTATGTGTAGGTGAGAAAGCCCCATGCCTGTCCTTTCCAGACTCACACCATTTCAATTTACCATCCCAGCAGAAAGAATCATCTTTTCCAATAGCTTGTGCATAAAAACCCTGTGAGGACTCTGGCCGCCGTAGACTGGGTCGCTTTCCTGTCCCTGAATTCAGACGATAGAGATTTGTAATGGCCAAGCCTAGGTCACATATCCATCCCTGTGCTCGGGTGAGTGCCCTGACTAAACCACATGGAGTAGGTCGGTTCTTCACAGAAAAGAGGGGGTTCTGTTACCCCAGGATGGGAGAAGAGGTACAGGGCCAGAAGCAAGgaatttcccattttacaggtgaggggaCAGACTGGCAGTAACGTCATATAATAGTTAAACATGGAGACTGGAGTCCCACCCATCTGGCTTCACTGCCTTTGGCACATTAACGTCACCATCTTTTAAGGCTTTagcgtcctcatctgtaaaatgagagcaaCTGAAGATACAGGccaagaagtgaaaaaaataaaaataatcatcatcCCTACCTCAGCATTCATTGGTGGTTGAAGTGAGGGCTGAGTTAATACATAGAAAGCACCGGCAGAGCACCTAGCACATAGGACGCCCTCAGTAAATGAGGCCTTGGTTATTATTGATCGGGAGACCGtaaagatcacacagctggtaggtgaCCCAAGGGTCTGACTCCTGGAGCAGGTTGTCTTCCaatgagggaggcagggagggcgcACAAAACAGTaatttcctccttcctgtctgtTGCAGACTGAGGCAGCATGGACGCCGTCAGCCAGGTCCCCGTGGGAGTTGTGCTCCCCAAACACATCCTGGATATCTGGGCCATTGTCCTTGTCATCCTGGCCACCATTGTCGTCATGACCTCCTTGTTGCTGTGCCCGGCCACGGCGGTCATCATCTATCGCATGCGGACTCATCCCGTCCTCAGCGGGGCTGTGT
This Rhinolophus sinicus isolate RSC01 linkage group LG10, ASM3656204v1, whole genome shotgun sequence DNA region includes the following protein-coding sequences:
- the SMIM3 gene encoding small integral membrane protein 3, with translation MDAVSQVPVGVVLPKHILDIWAIVLVILATIVVMTSLLLCPATAVIIYRMRTHPVLSGAV